The Erythrobacter sp. F6033 genome window below encodes:
- a CDS encoding PilZ domain-containing protein: MDNMATNPRVETEPDNAAELRVAPRFTLLIRAARLVAHEGEFVCVIRDVSETGVSVRLFHGLPKGDPLELHMPGGGRYEVRPVWERNNEAGFEFTNSVDVAQLINEAGEYPKRGLRLGVFFPITVGTLTQSCEAVVENLSQQGARFECDGVFAIDQTLRLSSPEGLKEVRAKVRWRRDNQYGVVFDDTFTLGDFARLAAKLQSPTLLSD, translated from the coding sequence ATGGACAATATGGCGACCAATCCGCGCGTTGAAACAGAACCGGACAATGCAGCCGAACTGCGCGTTGCACCGCGCTTTACGCTGCTTATCCGGGCTGCGCGTTTGGTCGCGCATGAGGGGGAATTTGTCTGCGTGATCCGCGACGTGTCCGAGACTGGCGTGAGCGTGCGTTTGTTCCATGGGCTGCCGAAAGGTGACCCGCTGGAACTGCATATGCCTGGCGGCGGACGCTACGAAGTGAGGCCCGTCTGGGAACGCAACAACGAAGCCGGTTTTGAATTCACAAATTCCGTTGATGTCGCTCAACTTATCAATGAGGCTGGCGAATACCCGAAACGCGGACTGCGTCTGGGCGTTTTCTTCCCCATCACGGTCGGTACGCTGACTCAGTCATGCGAAGCTGTTGTCGAAAACCTGTCGCAGCAAGGCGCGCGATTCGAATGCGACGGTGTGTTTGCAATTGATCAGACTTTGCGTCTTTCCAGCCCTGAGGGATTAAAGGAAGTTCGTGCGAAAGTACGCTGGCGGCGAGACAACCAGTATGGCGTGGTGTTCGATGACACGTTCACGCTTGGCGACTTCGCTCGATTGGCAGCCAAGTTACAGTCGCCTACGCTTCTTTCCGACTAA
- a CDS encoding oligopeptide:H+ symporter — translation MGELKEFAMWGYGDWAMVVASIVLGIFLIGGAWAVTRPQEEVMGHPKGLYMLFFAEMWERFSYYGMRALLTLYLVKHWMYSDGSANLIYGAYTSLVYITPVLGGWLADRYLGQRKAVLFGAVLLTLGHFFMAFEGDGSGYANDPTLNVFWLALALIIVGSGFLKANISVIVGQLYPRTDIRRDSAYTIFYMGINLGAAAGVLIAAYLGETVSWALGFGLAGFGMLLGLIVFIIGKPLLKGKGESPNPAKLKEKVGGISLEWLLYGVGFAGVAVIWFLIQYQSLVGGILLASGIALLAYVLFEAFKLDKEARERVFAMIFLILLMPLFWGLFEQAGGSLNLFTDRHVDKGGIPTTFFQSINPIYIILLGPLFAGLWQWMARKGIEPSTPAKMGLGIAQMGLAFIVMVWGAETFSTTGEAGAIMMPVLFLFIFYLLSTTGELCLSPVGLSAMNRLSVKHMASLMMAAFFFGTAGGNYVAGFMGSLMGEGEGGNMTREGALEAYWTMGLVAFVVGILVCFVSPLVKKLMHLDTLKDEEDDHLAGEAELGEPAAAGTHPAQ, via the coding sequence ATGGGCGAACTTAAAGAATTTGCGATGTGGGGATATGGGGACTGGGCCATGGTCGTGGCCTCGATCGTCCTTGGTATCTTTCTGATCGGCGGCGCTTGGGCGGTAACCCGCCCTCAAGAAGAGGTCATGGGTCACCCCAAAGGACTCTACATGCTGTTCTTTGCCGAGATGTGGGAGCGTTTCTCTTACTACGGCATGCGCGCCTTGCTTACGCTCTATCTGGTCAAGCACTGGATGTATTCGGATGGCAGCGCCAACCTGATTTATGGTGCCTATACCAGCCTCGTATACATCACGCCGGTGCTCGGCGGTTGGCTGGCTGACCGATACTTGGGACAACGCAAAGCGGTTCTGTTCGGCGCTGTTCTGCTGACACTCGGTCACTTCTTTATGGCGTTCGAAGGCGACGGCTCGGGCTATGCCAACGATCCAACGCTCAACGTATTCTGGCTCGCTCTGGCATTGATCATTGTTGGCTCAGGCTTCCTCAAAGCGAACATCTCCGTGATCGTGGGTCAACTGTACCCGCGCACAGATATTCGCCGCGATAGTGCTTACACGATCTTCTACATGGGCATTAACCTCGGCGCAGCGGCAGGCGTTCTGATCGCCGCGTATCTGGGTGAAACTGTCAGCTGGGCGCTCGGCTTTGGCCTTGCTGGCTTCGGTATGCTGCTCGGCCTGATCGTGTTCATCATCGGCAAGCCGCTGTTGAAGGGCAAAGGCGAAAGCCCGAACCCTGCGAAGTTGAAAGAGAAAGTCGGCGGCATTAGCCTCGAATGGCTGCTGTACGGTGTCGGCTTCGCCGGTGTCGCGGTGATCTGGTTCCTGATCCAGTATCAAAGCCTTGTCGGTGGCATCTTGCTGGCTTCGGGCATCGCGCTTCTCGCATACGTTCTGTTTGAAGCGTTCAAGCTCGACAAAGAAGCACGCGAACGTGTGTTCGCGATGATCTTCCTGATCTTGCTGATGCCTTTGTTCTGGGGTTTGTTCGAGCAAGCTGGCGGTTCGCTTAACCTGTTTACCGATCGCCACGTTGATAAGGGCGGTATTCCAACCACCTTCTTCCAATCGATCAACCCGATCTACATCATCCTGCTTGGCCCGCTTTTCGCAGGTCTGTGGCAGTGGATGGCACGCAAAGGGATTGAACCCTCAACGCCTGCCAAAATGGGATTGGGCATCGCGCAGATGGGCCTCGCCTTTATCGTAATGGTCTGGGGCGCTGAAACCTTCAGCACCACTGGCGAAGCTGGCGCGATTATGATGCCAGTGCTCTTCCTGTTCATCTTCTACCTGCTGTCGACCACTGGTGAGCTTTGCTTGTCACCGGTCGGCCTCTCGGCGATGAACCGGCTGTCCGTGAAGCACATGGCCAGCCTGATGATGGCAGCGTTCTTCTTCGGCACGGCAGGCGGCAATTATGTCGCAGGCTTCATGGGCTCGCTCATGGGTGAAGGCGAAGGCGGCAACATGACCCGCGAAGGCGCTCTTGAAGCGTACTGGACCATGGGTCTCGTCGCTTTTGTCGTCGGCATCTTGGTTTGTTTCGTCAGCCCGCTGGTGAAGAAGCTGATGCATCTCGACACGCTGAAAGACGAAGAAGACGATCACCTTGCTGGCGAAGCCGAACTTGGCGAACCTGCAGCTGCTGGCACTCACCCGGCGCAATAA
- a CDS encoding ATP-binding cassette domain-containing protein translates to MTAHNVAEPGADDRPLAIEARGLVKDFDGTRAVDGVDISVPEGAIYGILGPNGAGKTTTLRMLLGIIDPDEGIRRVFGHDRPHDIGRLIGYLPEERGLYPAMKSVEAIAFMGALRGLPLAEGRKRGMELLERHNLTHAADRQIRQLSKGMAQTVQLLGTLVHRPRLVVLDEPFSGLDAINQGKLEGMIRNLADDGVTVIFSTHVIHHAERLCEGVAIIAGGKVPYAGSVESARDRIPAQVRLETRAREGAWTNAMPDDARREGDFFYFSLPETGVEPLLKRLIEGEAGIMSLSIERAGLHDAFVAIAGEAAARQLETDQAGGAS, encoded by the coding sequence ATGACGGCTCACAACGTCGCAGAACCCGGTGCGGATGATCGACCGCTCGCAATTGAAGCGCGCGGGCTGGTCAAAGACTTTGACGGAACACGTGCAGTAGACGGCGTTGACATCTCGGTACCCGAAGGCGCGATCTATGGCATTCTTGGCCCTAATGGTGCGGGCAAGACCACAACTTTGCGGATGCTGCTCGGCATTATTGACCCTGATGAGGGTATCCGCCGCGTGTTCGGGCATGATCGTCCGCACGACATCGGCCGCTTGATCGGCTATCTTCCCGAAGAGCGCGGGCTGTATCCGGCAATGAAATCGGTTGAAGCCATCGCTTTTATGGGCGCGCTGCGCGGGCTACCGTTGGCCGAAGGGCGCAAGCGCGGGATGGAATTGCTTGAACGGCACAATCTTACCCATGCGGCTGATCGCCAGATCCGTCAGCTCTCCAAAGGCATGGCGCAGACCGTGCAATTGCTCGGCACGCTGGTTCACCGGCCGCGCCTTGTTGTTCTAGATGAGCCATTTTCCGGCCTCGATGCCATCAATCAGGGCAAGCTCGAAGGGATGATCCGCAACCTCGCCGATGACGGCGTGACCGTGATCTTCTCGACCCACGTGATCCATCATGCAGAGCGCCTCTGCGAAGGCGTAGCGATCATTGCAGGGGGCAAAGTTCCCTATGCGGGCAGCGTCGAGAGCGCACGAGACCGTATTCCAGCGCAAGTTCGCCTCGAGACACGCGCCCGCGAGGGTGCATGGACCAACGCCATGCCGGATGATGCACGGCGCGAAGGCGACTTCTTCTATTTCTCGCTTCCCGAAACCGGTGTTGAGCCTTTGCTCAAACGCCTGATCGAAGGCGAAGCAGGCATTATGTCGCTTTCTATCGAGCGCGCCGGTTTGCACGATGCATTTGTCGCTATCGCGGGTGAAGCTGCGGCCCGACAACTTGAGACGGATCAGGCGGGAGGTGCATCATGA
- a CDS encoding GntR family transcriptional regulator, with protein sequence MSQSRPVYLKLRDQIAASIIQGEYAEGKMLPSVRALAAEQGANPLTVAKAYQQFQNDGLVEVQRGVGMYVVEGAAEQLRTREKEQFLQEEWPEIRARMRRLGLDLAELAECT encoded by the coding sequence ATGAGCCAAAGCCGACCTGTTTACCTGAAACTGCGCGATCAAATCGCCGCGTCCATCATTCAAGGCGAATATGCCGAGGGCAAAATGTTGCCGTCGGTGCGCGCGCTTGCGGCTGAGCAAGGCGCAAATCCGCTGACAGTGGCCAAAGCGTATCAGCAGTTTCAGAATGACGGGTTAGTCGAGGTCCAGCGCGGCGTCGGCATGTATGTTGTCGAGGGCGCGGCTGAGCAATTGCGCACTCGCGAGAAAGAACAGTTCCTCCAGGAGGAATGGCCGGAAATTCGTGCGCGGATGCGCCGACTCGGATTGGACCTCGCTGAGCTGGCCGAGTGCACTTAA
- a CDS encoding integration host factor subunit beta → MIRSELLQQLHNDNPELRAEEIEQVVDIFFDEITQRLAEGGRVELRGFGAFSTRERDARTGRNPRTGESVEVPAKRVPYFKAGKEIRQRLNGS, encoded by the coding sequence ATGATTAGATCCGAATTGCTGCAGCAATTGCACAATGACAATCCGGAATTGCGCGCTGAAGAGATCGAGCAGGTCGTCGATATCTTCTTTGACGAGATTACGCAGCGGCTGGCCGAAGGTGGCCGGGTCGAACTTCGCGGTTTTGGGGCATTCTCGACACGAGAACGCGATGCTCGCACAGGACGCAATCCGCGCACCGGCGAATCTGTCGAAGTACCGGCGAAACGTGTGCCGTATTTCAAAGCTGGCAAAGAAATTCGGCAGCGTTTGAACGGCTCCTAA
- the msrB gene encoding peptide-methionine (R)-S-oxide reductase MsrB translates to MKFGLSSRRRFIASAAIAASMPVLASCGATPAQARKDFRIRKTEGQWRRSLTRSEFQILREAGTERAWTSPLNKEKRKGTYKCAGCGNAIYSSAHKYDSRSGWPAFYKAIDKGAVGTSVDYKIGYARTEVHCADCGGHLGHIFGDGPKPTGKRHCINGIAMDFVPA, encoded by the coding sequence ATGAAATTTGGACTATCCAGCCGCCGCCGCTTTATCGCGAGCGCCGCAATCGCAGCCTCCATGCCAGTGCTTGCGAGCTGCGGAGCTACCCCTGCGCAGGCCCGCAAAGATTTCCGCATTCGGAAAACCGAAGGGCAATGGCGCCGCTCCCTGACCCGTTCGGAATTCCAAATTCTGCGCGAAGCGGGGACCGAACGCGCGTGGACCTCACCGCTGAACAAGGAAAAGCGCAAAGGCACATACAAATGCGCCGGATGCGGGAATGCAATTTACTCGTCAGCCCACAAATATGACAGTCGCAGCGGTTGGCCGGCATTCTACAAAGCCATCGACAAAGGCGCAGTCGGCACATCCGTCGATTACAAGATCGGCTATGCCCGCACAGAGGTGCACTGCGCGGATTGCGGTGGGCATCTGGGACACATCTTTGGAGACGGCCCCAAGCCAACAGGCAAGCGTCACTGTATCAATGGGATCGCAATGGACTTTGTCCCGGCATAA
- a CDS encoding amidohydrolase translates to MTKKVWIAAASAFALAGCATTGSANTAGDDSGSDDAPRFAAQTEAEGPFPSTYNAYPGTPTALVGATVYDGAGNRIEGGTVLFRNGKVEAVGGSDLSTEGYAVLDGTGKFVTPGIIDIHSHLGDYPSPGVQAHNDGNEATAPTTPDVWAEHSVWPQDPGFSRALANGGITSLQILPGSANLMGGRSVTLKNVPSRTVQGMKFPGAPYGFKMACGENPKRVYGGRGRKPSTRMGNFAVNRQTWYDAIEYANNDDAKRNLGKETLKGVLEGDILVHNHCYRADEMALVMDMAKEVGYKVTAFHHAVEAYKIGDLLRENGVCSAIWADWYGFKMEAYDAIMENAALLQKEGACVVIHSDSQNDIQRLNQEASKAQAAGARMGIEISDADVIGWITLNAAKAMGIDDMTGSLEEGKMADVVLWNGDPLSVYSRPEKVWIDGALMYDAMDRKRRPVSDFELGQPGEGDVK, encoded by the coding sequence GTGACTAAGAAAGTCTGGATTGCAGCAGCAAGCGCCTTTGCGCTTGCTGGCTGCGCGACGACCGGTTCGGCCAATACGGCTGGCGACGATAGCGGATCCGATGATGCGCCTCGCTTTGCTGCCCAAACCGAAGCGGAAGGGCCATTCCCCTCAACTTACAATGCCTATCCGGGCACGCCGACCGCTCTGGTTGGCGCGACCGTGTATGACGGTGCGGGCAATCGGATCGAGGGCGGCACTGTCCTCTTCCGCAATGGCAAAGTCGAAGCTGTCGGCGGCAGCGATCTTTCGACCGAAGGCTACGCAGTCCTCGATGGCACCGGTAAATTCGTCACACCCGGGATCATCGATATCCACTCGCACCTTGGCGATTATCCATCACCGGGTGTTCAGGCACACAATGACGGCAATGAAGCCACCGCGCCGACTACACCGGATGTCTGGGCCGAACATTCGGTGTGGCCGCAAGATCCCGGTTTCAGCCGCGCGCTCGCCAATGGCGGCATTACCTCGCTGCAAATCCTGCCCGGCTCAGCCAACCTGATGGGTGGTCGCTCTGTCACGCTTAAAAACGTGCCAAGCCGCACTGTGCAAGGCATGAAGTTCCCCGGTGCGCCATACGGCTTTAAAATGGCCTGCGGTGAGAACCCAAAACGCGTTTACGGCGGACGCGGGCGTAAGCCTTCGACACGCATGGGCAACTTCGCAGTCAACCGTCAGACTTGGTACGACGCAATCGAATATGCGAATAATGACGATGCCAAACGCAACCTCGGCAAAGAAACGCTGAAAGGCGTTCTCGAAGGCGACATCCTCGTCCACAACCATTGCTACCGCGCGGATGAGATGGCGCTGGTGATGGATATGGCCAAAGAGGTTGGCTACAAAGTCACCGCGTTCCACCACGCGGTCGAAGCCTACAAAATCGGCGATCTGCTGCGCGAGAATGGCGTATGCAGCGCAATCTGGGCCGACTGGTATGGCTTCAAGATGGAAGCCTATGACGCGATCATGGAAAACGCCGCGCTGCTCCAGAAAGAGGGCGCCTGCGTGGTCATCCACTCAGACAGCCAAAACGATATTCAACGCCTCAATCAGGAAGCTTCCAAAGCGCAGGCAGCCGGTGCGCGGATGGGCATCGAAATTTCCGACGCGGACGTGATCGGATGGATCACTCTCAACGCTGCGAAGGCCATGGGCATCGACGATATGACTGGCAGCCTTGAAGAAGGCAAAATGGCCGACGTTGTCCTTTGGAACGGCGATCCTCTGTCCGTCTATTCACGGCCTGAAAAGGTCTGGATCGACGGGGCTCTTATGTATGATGCGATGGACCGCAAACGCCGTCCGGTTAGCGATTTCGAGCTTGGCCAACCCGGCGAAGGAGATGTGAAATGA
- a CDS encoding ABC transporter permease — protein MSNHDQAAIDARPRLSRLEAAWVIARRDFIAVLFSRAFLFFLIGPLFPVLVGGLAGSIGGQNSRAAVSSEIGLAMSAEDNAAMIAAAANLKPQLRGGVPDLVTVPEAADNPNFDAREHLEQRKGNYVAIVGGSLSAPAITGTEGQINRWKGPVELLAGTAMSAAPSTFPQSSTTLVTSSAASERSLRLRTAGAAQMILFLLTMLLGGMVLSNLAEEKGNKIIEILAAALPMDAVFMGKLFAMLGVSFVGIAVWGAFGWGFWAVAEDAIVTVTQTNYRELPGPAVGWPMFMTLAILYFSMAYLLLGSLFLTIGGMASTVREVQTMSMPVTMMQLMVFFLAAYTVTMPGSALETVAIIFPLSSPFAMLARAALEETLWTHALALLWQAFAVIVLVKGGSMLFRKRVMKSGGGGHAKKRRNWFGKRGPTNSAQQSSIEPAE, from the coding sequence ATGAGCAATCACGATCAAGCCGCCATCGACGCGCGTCCGCGCCTCTCTCGTCTTGAGGCCGCATGGGTAATTGCCCGGCGCGACTTTATTGCTGTGCTCTTCAGCCGTGCATTTTTGTTCTTTCTGATCGGGCCGCTCTTCCCCGTATTGGTTGGCGGGCTTGCTGGCAGCATTGGCGGGCAGAATTCCCGTGCAGCTGTCAGCAGCGAGATCGGCCTTGCCATGAGCGCCGAAGACAACGCCGCGATGATCGCTGCAGCAGCCAATCTGAAGCCGCAATTGCGCGGCGGTGTGCCCGATCTCGTTACAGTGCCTGAGGCGGCGGATAATCCGAATTTCGACGCCCGGGAGCACCTGGAACAGCGCAAGGGCAACTACGTCGCCATAGTTGGCGGCTCGCTTTCAGCGCCTGCGATCACGGGAACCGAAGGGCAAATCAACCGGTGGAAAGGCCCCGTCGAACTCCTCGCCGGAACTGCAATGAGCGCTGCACCAAGCACTTTCCCACAAAGTTCGACCACGCTGGTCACTTCCAGCGCTGCTTCGGAGCGCTCTTTGCGCCTGCGCACAGCGGGGGCAGCACAGATGATCCTGTTCCTTCTGACGATGCTGCTCGGTGGAATGGTCCTCTCCAACCTCGCCGAGGAAAAGGGTAACAAGATTATCGAAATCCTCGCCGCCGCACTGCCTATGGATGCGGTTTTTATGGGCAAGCTGTTTGCCATGTTGGGCGTCAGTTTTGTCGGCATCGCCGTGTGGGGCGCGTTTGGATGGGGTTTCTGGGCTGTGGCCGAAGATGCCATCGTCACCGTGACGCAAACCAATTACCGCGAGCTTCCCGGCCCCGCTGTCGGCTGGCCGATGTTTATGACGCTGGCGATCCTGTATTTCTCGATGGCGTATCTGCTGCTCGGGTCTTTGTTCCTGACAATCGGGGGCATGGCGAGCACCGTGCGCGAAGTGCAGACAATGTCGATGCCGGTCACAATGATGCAGCTGATGGTGTTCTTCCTCGCCGCCTACACGGTGACCATGCCGGGATCGGCGCTTGAAACGGTTGCAATCATTTTCCCGCTGTCGTCGCCATTCGCGATGCTGGCTCGGGCCGCCCTCGAAGAGACGCTGTGGACCCATGCTCTTGCTCTACTTTGGCAGGCATTCGCTGTGATCGTCTTGGTCAAAGGCGGATCAATGCTGTTCCGCAAGCGTGTAATGAAATCGGGCGGCGGAGGTCATGCGAAAAAGCGTCGCAATTGGTTCGGTAAACGGGGCCCCACCAATTCGGCGCAACAATCTTCCATCGAGCCGGCAGAATAA
- a CDS encoding cation:proton antiporter yields MAGELHDAHSVVATIQPAITLLGLGIGAALISRACRLNPIVGYLGLGLGIAALGYADDFSGPVVAAMAEAGVMFLLFNLGLHFSLGRIKAEAANIFGFGSLQMLIAGGGFAALFWAIGLPVEFAIIGGFAMGLSSTAVVIGLVRERDQEDCPVGRASQSILIFQDIAAILLLVAAGALGSGGAIAPQLGLAGLKALAAFGIAVVFARYLIGPLFKLIARAGSSEVYTATALFIALAAGWATGVAGLSLTLGAFLGGMAVADSRYRIMVQTEIDAFRGLFLSFFFISVGLAIDPAIIAENWILVIAAAVGLIVLKCGFNVLAGLANRWSVPGSIQLGFLLGQGSEFALVLFAIPAVAGLVDSEALSILVSAIAISLAVTPLVSNIGRKLAGKLRAGPADKKLEGDDAPVVIIGLGPVGRGVADALAYNDIGYLAVEPNVARFETALADGYHVHQANAGDPRSWDAIGMGKREVVVVATNNLNVSRELAPLVEDRLPNIERVIGLPGPEGLEEFAELGMMPVDVTREGGPDQVVDMVFAALNRERKLPNSNFVNDEAERVTA; encoded by the coding sequence ATGGCAGGCGAACTTCACGACGCGCATTCAGTGGTCGCCACAATCCAACCGGCGATTACCTTGCTTGGCCTCGGAATAGGGGCCGCGCTAATCTCGCGCGCGTGCCGCCTCAATCCGATTGTCGGCTATCTCGGGCTGGGGCTCGGGATTGCGGCACTTGGCTATGCCGATGACTTTAGCGGTCCGGTGGTCGCAGCAATGGCTGAAGCTGGCGTGATGTTTCTGCTGTTTAATCTCGGACTGCACTTCTCGCTTGGACGCATAAAAGCCGAGGCCGCCAATATCTTCGGTTTCGGCAGCTTGCAGATGCTCATCGCAGGGGGCGGATTTGCTGCCCTATTCTGGGCGATCGGATTGCCCGTTGAGTTCGCCATTATCGGTGGCTTTGCCATGGGCCTGTCTTCGACTGCGGTTGTCATTGGCCTCGTACGCGAGCGCGATCAGGAAGATTGCCCGGTCGGGCGCGCCTCGCAATCAATCCTGATCTTTCAGGACATCGCCGCGATCCTCCTTCTTGTCGCAGCAGGAGCATTGGGAAGTGGCGGGGCCATTGCGCCGCAACTGGGCCTGGCCGGCCTCAAAGCACTGGCGGCATTTGGGATTGCAGTCGTGTTTGCGCGCTATCTGATCGGTCCGCTGTTCAAACTTATCGCGAGAGCCGGCAGCAGCGAGGTGTACACCGCAACCGCGCTGTTCATTGCGCTAGCTGCTGGTTGGGCGACTGGGGTTGCGGGTCTTTCGCTCACCCTTGGGGCGTTTCTCGGCGGTATGGCAGTGGCGGACTCCCGTTATCGCATCATGGTGCAGACGGAAATTGACGCGTTTCGTGGGCTATTTCTCAGCTTCTTCTTTATCTCGGTCGGCTTGGCGATCGATCCGGCAATCATCGCCGAGAATTGGATCTTGGTGATCGCCGCCGCGGTTGGATTGATTGTCCTTAAATGCGGATTCAACGTGCTCGCGGGGCTGGCGAACCGTTGGTCTGTGCCAGGCTCGATCCAGCTTGGTTTTCTTCTTGGACAGGGCAGCGAGTTTGCGCTGGTTCTGTTCGCGATCCCGGCTGTTGCTGGTCTGGTCGATAGCGAGGCGCTTTCGATCCTTGTGTCAGCCATCGCGATCAGCCTTGCCGTGACGCCGCTCGTTTCGAATATCGGCCGGAAACTGGCAGGCAAATTGCGGGCTGGCCCAGCAGACAAAAAGCTCGAAGGTGATGATGCGCCGGTTGTCATAATCGGGCTGGGGCCGGTCGGGCGCGGCGTCGCCGATGCGCTCGCATACAACGACATCGGCTATCTTGCTGTGGAACCCAATGTAGCGCGCTTCGAAACCGCTTTGGCAGATGGTTACCACGTGCATCAGGCCAATGCAGGCGATCCGCGCAGCTGGGATGCAATCGGCATGGGTAAGCGCGAAGTTGTTGTCGTTGCTACAAACAATCTCAACGTTTCACGCGAACTTGCGCCGCTTGTTGAAGATCGGCTGCCCAATATTGAACGGGTGATCGGCTTGCCGGGGCCCGAAGGTCTCGAGGAATTTGCCGAGCTTGGGATGATGCCAGTCGACGTGACACGCGAAGGCGGGCCCGATCAGGTCGTCGACATGGTGTTTGCCGCGCTTAATCGCGAGCGCAAATTGCCGAACTCCAACTTCGTCAATGACGAGGCTGAGCGGGTCACTGCATGA
- a CDS encoding cytochrome P450, whose protein sequence is MATIAPKRPEVRTSPTAYEAIKEHYENNPGERPEHPHKWDVSRSDIYFEDKWQPIFAEMQEAGPLHYIPESPYGPYWAVVGHKAIQHIEALPETFSSSWEHGGITILERLTEEEAEAAGADTRELPMFIAMDRPQHTGQRRTVAPKFTPSAMVDMETEIRRRTGELLDTLPRGETFDWVEEVSIELTTGMLAILFGFPWEDRHLLTFWSDWSGDTELATVRDLDATRWEILQEMAGYFQSLWIERTQDKEPGDDLISMMIHSEAMNQMRPEEFMGNLVLLIVGGNDTTRNSMSGFIHALDKFPDQRKVFEENPDVIPNAVQEMLRVQTPLAHMRRTCTEDTEVFGQTIKKGDKVVLWYLAANHEEGVFEEPHKLDLRRDNARRHIAFGYGIHRCVGARLAELQLRILLEEMHKRRMRVHVAGDVERVRANFVHGFRKLEVEITDF, encoded by the coding sequence ATGGCCACGATTGCCCCAAAGCGCCCTGAAGTGCGCACATCGCCGACTGCTTATGAAGCTATCAAAGAGCACTACGAGAACAATCCAGGCGAACGCCCCGAGCATCCGCACAAGTGGGATGTGAGCCGCAGCGATATCTATTTCGAGGACAAGTGGCAGCCGATCTTTGCTGAGATGCAGGAAGCCGGCCCGCTCCACTACATTCCCGAAAGCCCATACGGCCCGTACTGGGCGGTGGTTGGCCATAAAGCGATCCAGCATATCGAGGCCCTTCCAGAAACCTTCTCGTCCAGCTGGGAGCATGGCGGGATTACAATCCTAGAGCGCTTGACAGAGGAAGAGGCTGAGGCCGCCGGGGCTGACACGCGCGAGCTGCCGATGTTTATCGCGATGGACCGCCCGCAACATACTGGCCAGCGCCGTACGGTTGCCCCCAAATTCACACCGTCGGCGATGGTCGATATGGAAACAGAGATTCGGCGGCGCACAGGCGAGTTGCTCGACACTCTGCCGCGCGGCGAAACCTTCGACTGGGTTGAAGAGGTTTCTATCGAATTGACCACGGGCATGCTGGCAATCCTGTTCGGTTTCCCGTGGGAAGACCGCCACTTGCTGACATTCTGGTCCGACTGGTCAGGTGATACAGAGCTTGCCACTGTGCGCGATCTGGACGCGACCCGCTGGGAAATCCTGCAAGAGATGGCTGGCTATTTCCAGTCGCTCTGGATCGAACGCACTCAGGACAAAGAGCCCGGCGATGATCTCATTTCGATGATGATCCATTCCGAAGCGATGAACCAAATGCGCCCCGAAGAGTTCATGGGCAATCTGGTACTGCTTATCGTAGGCGGAAACGACACCACCCGCAATTCGATGAGCGGCTTCATTCATGCGCTCGACAAGTTCCCGGATCAGCGCAAAGTGTTCGAGGAAAACCCCGATGTAATCCCGAACGCCGTACAGGAAATGCTGCGCGTGCAGACGCCGCTCGCGCATATGCGCCGTACCTGCACCGAAGACACCGAAGTTTTTGGACAGACAATCAAAAAAGGCGACAAAGTCGTCTTGTGGTATCTCGCCGCCAATCACGAAGAAGGCGTGTTCGAAGAGCCGCACAAGCTCGATCTGCGCCGTGACAATGCCCGCCGCCATATCGCTTTTGGTTACGGCATTCACCGCTGCGTCGGTGCGCGCTTGGCCGAATTGCAATTGCGCATTCTTCTTGAAGAGATGCACAAGCGCCGGATGCGGGTGCATGTGGCCGGTGATGTGGAGCGTGTACGGGCGAACTTCGTCCACGGCTTTCGCAAACTTGAAGTCGAAATCACCGATTTCTGA